A genomic stretch from Desulfolutivibrio sulfodismutans DSM 3696 includes:
- a CDS encoding DUF1269 domain-containing protein → MSDLVAVLFDDEHTALEMRAELAKLQKEYLIEMDDVVVVTKDAEGKIKLHQAVNLTAAGALSGGFWGMLIGMIFFNPLLGLAVGAGAGAISGKLADIGIDDKMMKDMAESFQPGNSALFVLVRKMTADKVLDDLKAFAGKGKILRTSLAKDKEDELRKVLEA, encoded by the coding sequence ATGAGTGATCTTGTCGCCGTACTTTTCGATGATGAGCACACCGCCTTGGAAATGCGGGCCGAACTGGCCAAACTGCAGAAAGAATACCTGATCGAGATGGATGACGTCGTGGTCGTGACCAAGGACGCCGAGGGCAAGATCAAGCTGCATCAGGCCGTGAACCTGACCGCCGCAGGCGCGCTTAGCGGCGGCTTCTGGGGCATGCTGATCGGCATGATCTTCTTCAATCCGCTTTTGGGTCTGGCCGTGGGGGCCGGGGCAGGGGCGATTTCCGGCAAGCTCGCGGACATCGGCATCGACGACAAGATGATGAAGGATATGGCCGAGTCGTTTCAGCCGGGCAATTCCGCGTTGTTTGTCCTGGTTCGCAAGATGACGGCGGACAAGGTTCTGGACGACCTCAAGGCGTTTGCGGGCAAGGGCAAGATCCTTCGGACCTCCCTGGCGAAGGACAAAGAGGATGAGTTGCGCAAGGTGCTTGAGGCCTGA
- the lon gene encoding endopeptidase La: MSSFLFDNHKNSFEDALLPMMSLREVVMFPRSIVPLFVGREASIKAIENAVATHDKKIFLVAQRAPETERPTPDDLFTVGTVSKILQMLRLPDGTIKVLFEGLYRARWEPEDTSEEFNADNVLVRVARLPDEDMAGAEADALIRATQEALEQYGRINKKLAPETILAINSITLPGKLADAVMPHLKVDYIKKQGVLEETSAIKRLEEAYGFLQGEIEISSLEKRIKNRVKQQMEKNQKEYYLNEQLKAINKEMGREDDPAAEAAEFEERLRAKDMSDEAREKTLREIKKLKQIPPSSAEYTVVRNYVEWILDLPWNVLQPTDLDLTQAETILNEDHYGLDKPKQRILEYLAVQSLVETLKGPILCLVGPPGVGKTSLAKSIARAMGREFVRLSLGGVRDEAEIRGHRRTYVGALPGKIIQSLKRVKFNNPVFCLDEVDKMSTDFRGDPSSALLEVLDPEQNGAFNDHYLDLDYDLSKVFFITTANALHTIPLPLQDRMEIIRIPGYLENEKMQIGRRFLMPKNLKQHGLKEANLSISDNAMLEVVRRYTREAGVRNLERELASICRKVARKIVEKKDPGKSVAVTKQNLQSYLGVTKFRHGEKEEKAQVGLCNGMAYTELGGEMLMVEAVIMPGSGKVEITGKLGDVMQESAKAAVSYLRSRSALFGLKPDFHKEIDIHIHVPEGAIPKDGPSAGITLATTLISALLNLPVRNDLAMTGEITLRGRVLPIGGLREKLLAAHRGRIRTVIIPEENEKDLKEVPEAILKDLEIIRVAHMDQVLETALVCADPEKLFCGRSDTTPNLSSTLMKEAPNPETRH; encoded by the coding sequence ATGTCCTCGTTTCTGTTTGATAATCATAAAAATTCCTTTGAAGACGCCTTGCTGCCCATGATGAGCCTGCGGGAAGTGGTCATGTTCCCGCGCTCCATCGTGCCGCTTTTCGTGGGCCGCGAGGCCTCCATCAAGGCCATCGAGAACGCCGTGGCCACCCACGACAAAAAGATTTTTCTCGTGGCCCAGCGCGCCCCGGAGACGGAACGGCCCACCCCGGACGACCTGTTCACCGTGGGCACCGTGTCCAAGATTCTCCAGATGCTGCGGCTGCCCGACGGCACCATCAAGGTGCTTTTCGAAGGCCTGTACCGGGCCCGGTGGGAGCCCGAGGACACCAGCGAAGAGTTCAACGCCGACAACGTGCTGGTGCGCGTGGCCCGGCTGCCCGACGAAGACATGGCCGGGGCCGAGGCCGACGCGCTCATCCGGGCCACCCAGGAGGCCCTGGAGCAGTACGGCCGCATCAACAAAAAGCTCGCCCCAGAGACCATTTTAGCCATCAATTCCATTACGTTGCCTGGAAAGCTGGCCGACGCGGTGATGCCCCACCTCAAGGTGGACTACATCAAAAAACAGGGCGTGCTCGAAGAAACCTCGGCTATCAAGCGCCTGGAGGAGGCCTACGGGTTCCTTCAGGGCGAGATCGAGATTTCGTCCCTGGAAAAGCGCATCAAAAATCGCGTCAAGCAGCAGATGGAGAAGAACCAGAAGGAATATTATTTAAACGAGCAGCTCAAGGCCATCAACAAGGAGATGGGCCGCGAGGACGACCCGGCCGCCGAGGCCGCGGAGTTCGAGGAGCGGCTGCGGGCCAAGGACATGTCCGACGAGGCCCGGGAGAAGACCCTCCGGGAGATCAAAAAGCTCAAGCAGATTCCGCCGTCTTCGGCTGAATACACCGTGGTGCGCAACTACGTGGAGTGGATTCTCGATCTGCCCTGGAACGTGCTCCAGCCCACGGACCTGGACCTGACCCAGGCCGAGACCATCCTGAACGAGGATCATTACGGCCTGGACAAGCCCAAGCAGCGCATCCTCGAATATCTGGCCGTACAGTCCCTGGTGGAGACCTTGAAGGGCCCCATCCTCTGTCTGGTCGGCCCTCCCGGGGTGGGCAAGACATCCCTGGCCAAGTCCATCGCCCGGGCCATGGGCCGGGAGTTCGTGCGCCTGTCGCTTGGCGGCGTGCGCGACGAGGCCGAGATTCGCGGCCATCGCCGCACCTATGTGGGGGCGCTGCCGGGCAAGATCATCCAGTCCCTAAAGCGCGTCAAATTCAACAACCCGGTATTTTGCCTGGACGAAGTGGACAAGATGAGCACGGATTTCCGGGGCGACCCGTCCTCGGCCCTGCTCGAAGTCCTGGACCCCGAGCAGAACGGGGCCTTCAACGACCATTACCTGGACCTGGACTACGACCTGTCCAAGGTCTTTTTCATCACCACGGCCAACGCCCTGCACACCATCCCCCTGCCGCTGCAGGACCGCATGGAGATCATCCGTATTCCGGGCTACCTGGAAAACGAGAAGATGCAGATCGGCCGCCGCTTCCTCATGCCGAAAAACCTCAAGCAGCATGGGCTCAAGGAAGCCAACCTGTCGATTTCCGACAATGCGATGCTTGAAGTCGTGCGCCGCTATACCCGCGAGGCAGGGGTGCGCAACCTGGAACGCGAACTGGCCTCCATCTGCCGCAAGGTGGCCAGAAAGATCGTGGAGAAGAAGGATCCGGGCAAGTCCGTCGCCGTGACCAAGCAGAACCTGCAATCCTACCTCGGGGTGACCAAGTTCCGCCACGGCGAGAAGGAGGAAAAGGCCCAGGTGGGGTTGTGCAACGGCATGGCCTACACCGAGCTTGGCGGCGAGATGCTCATGGTGGAGGCGGTGATCATGCCAGGCTCGGGCAAGGTGGAGATCACCGGCAAGCTCGGCGACGTGATGCAGGAGTCGGCCAAGGCGGCCGTGAGCTACCTGCGCTCCCGTTCGGCCCTGTTTGGCCTCAAGCCCGATTTCCACAAGGAAATCGACATCCATATCCACGTGCCCGAGGGGGCCATCCCCAAGGACGGGCCGTCGGCGGGCATTACGCTGGCCACCACGCTCATCTCGGCGCTTCTCAACCTGCCCGTGCGCAACGACCTGGCCATGACCGGCGAGATCACCCTGCGCGGCAGGGTGCTGCCCATCGGCGGCCTGCGCGAAAAGTTGCTCGCCGCCCACCGGGGCCGCATCCGTACGGTGATCATCCCCGAGGAGAATGAGAAAGACTTAAAGGAAGTGCCCGAGGCCATCTTGAAGGATCTGGAGATCATCCGTGTGGCGCACATGGACCAGGTGCTGGAAACGGCCCTGGTGTGCGCCGACCCGGAAAAGCTCTTCTGCGGCCGTTCGGACACCACGCCGAACCTGTCCTCCACGCTCATGAAAGAGGCCCCGAACCCTGAAACACGGCACTAG
- the clpX gene encoding ATP-dependent Clp protease ATP-binding subunit ClpX — protein MTKKKNPLSNELSCSFCGKSQDEVQRLIAGPDVYICDECVSLCNEIIAQESLTEETEAGKLLAPAEIKRLLDEYVIGQDQAKKILAVAVHNHYKRVYHAAKHPDDVEIDKSNILLIGPTGSGKTLLAQTLARILNVPFAIADATTLTEAGYVGEDVENILVQLLQNADYDIEAASKGIIYIDEIDKIARKGDSPSITRDVSGEGVQQALLKIIEGTEANIPPKGGRKHPQQEFIRLNTSNILFVVGGAFIGLEKIVGQRLRGTSIGFGAKVESKREDELSVVLSQAHPADLIKFGLIPEFVGRVPIITSLTELTKDHLVRILTEPKNALVRQYQKLFELDKVRLRFTKNALDAISEKAIERKTGARGLRNVMETIMLDIMYKLPSLTGVKECVVNKAVVEKGLEPLLFYHQEVKSA, from the coding sequence ATGACAAAAAAGAAAAATCCCCTGTCGAACGAGCTGTCCTGCTCTTTTTGCGGCAAAAGCCAGGACGAAGTGCAGCGGCTCATTGCCGGTCCCGATGTCTACATCTGCGACGAATGCGTCTCCCTGTGCAATGAGATCATCGCCCAGGAGTCGCTGACCGAGGAGACCGAGGCCGGGAAGCTCCTGGCTCCGGCCGAGATCAAGCGCCTTTTGGACGAATACGTCATCGGCCAGGACCAGGCCAAAAAGATCCTGGCCGTGGCCGTACACAACCACTACAAGCGCGTTTACCACGCCGCCAAGCATCCCGACGACGTGGAGATCGACAAGAGCAACATCCTGCTCATCGGCCCCACGGGCTCGGGCAAGACGCTTTTGGCCCAGACCCTGGCCCGCATCCTGAACGTGCCGTTCGCCATCGCCGACGCCACCACCCTGACCGAGGCCGGGTACGTGGGCGAGGACGTGGAGAACATCCTCGTCCAGCTTTTGCAAAACGCCGACTACGACATCGAGGCCGCCTCCAAGGGCATCATCTATATCGACGAGATCGACAAGATCGCCCGCAAGGGCGACAGCCCCTCCATCACCCGCGACGTGTCCGGCGAGGGCGTGCAGCAGGCGCTCCTGAAAATCATCGAGGGCACCGAGGCCAACATCCCGCCCAAGGGCGGCCGCAAGCACCCGCAGCAGGAGTTCATCCGCTTAAACACCTCCAACATCCTGTTTGTGGTGGGCGGGGCGTTTATCGGCCTGGAGAAGATCGTTGGGCAACGGCTTCGCGGCACCAGCATCGGTTTCGGGGCCAAGGTGGAGTCCAAGCGCGAGGACGAGCTGTCCGTGGTGCTGTCCCAGGCCCATCCGGCGGACCTGATCAAGTTCGGCCTGATCCCCGAGTTTGTGGGCCGCGTGCCCATCATCACCAGCCTGACGGAACTGACCAAGGACCATCTGGTGCGCATTCTCACCGAGCCCAAAAACGCCCTGGTGCGCCAGTACCAGAAGCTTTTCGAGCTGGACAAGGTGCGTCTGCGGTTCACCAAAAACGCCTTGGACGCCATCTCGGAGAAGGCCATTGAGCGCAAGACCGGCGCGCGCGGCCTGCGCAACGTCATGGAAACCATCATGCTGGACATCATGTACAAGCTGCCCTCCTTGACCGGGGTCAAGGAGTGCGTGGTGAACAAGGCTGTCGTGGAGAAGGGGCTCGAACCCCTGCTGTTCTATCATCAGGAAGTCAAAAGCGCCTGA
- the clpP gene encoding ATP-dependent Clp endopeptidase proteolytic subunit ClpP: protein MSTIPIVIETTGRTERAYDIYSRLLRDRIILLGSAIDDHVANLVCAQLLFLESEDPEKPINLYINSPGGVITAGMAIYDTMQYVLPPVSTLCMGQAASMGAFLLCAGAPGMRYALPNSRILIHQPLGGFQGQATDIDIHAREIIRMREHLNELMARHTGMNIEKVQADTERDYFMSAEEARVYGLVDKVLTSREPLPEKAEE, encoded by the coding sequence ATGTCCACCATACCTATCGTCATCGAGACCACGGGGCGCACCGAGCGGGCCTACGACATCTATTCCCGCCTGCTGCGGGACCGGATCATCCTTTTGGGCAGCGCCATCGACGACCATGTGGCCAACCTGGTCTGCGCCCAGCTCCTTTTCCTGGAGTCCGAGGATCCGGAGAAACCCATCAACCTGTACATCAACTCCCCCGGCGGGGTCATCACCGCCGGCATGGCCATTTACGACACCATGCAGTATGTGCTGCCGCCGGTGTCCACCCTGTGCATGGGGCAGGCCGCCAGCATGGGGGCATTTTTGTTGTGCGCCGGGGCCCCGGGCATGCGCTACGCCCTGCCCAACAGCCGCATCCTGATCCATCAGCCCCTGGGCGGCTTCCAGGGACAGGCCACGGACATCGACATCCACGCCCGCGAGATCATCCGCATGCGTGAGCATTTAAACGAGCTTATGGCCCGGCATACCGGGATGAACATTGAAAAGGTCCAGGCCGACACCGAGCGCGACTATTTCATGAGCGCCGAGGAAGCCCGGGTGTACGGCCTTGTGGACAAGGTGCTGACCTCGCGCGAGCCGTTGCCGGAAAAGGCCGAGGAATGA
- the tig gene encoding trigger factor — MEYNVIVVSPVKTKVEVKVPAEEANAALTATVAIYRQKADFKGFRKGKAPSSVVESRFRKEIVGEATNELLNVHINEIMGELGKSPLSRIDVDTVELVKDQPVEYAFEFEHAPAFELPTYMGLDVEEEEVVVSESDVAAVIDRIRGNLAELTPLAENRPAKDGEVVSLSFEAFEDGVPVPGVKAENFQLTLGEAQALPEFEALVKTVPSGGQGEGPMTFPADFINQTLAGKSVTMKVAVHVIKEKKLPPLDDAMAQKAGHFESLERMREAINLSYQKSRQDLHKAAAQKKLLDGILAKLDFPLPESLVETHLGQLIDDFVERLERRGKSLESTGKTLEGLRTEFRDQAENIARTQIFLMNVAEKEGLEVEPREMDQYFNQLSQKTNQDVLTLKQYYEQNNLVIPVRDKLLADKAVELIYSKANVKKVPAVESVELAGEAAQAEAGE, encoded by the coding sequence TTGGAATATAACGTCATCGTCGTCTCCCCCGTGAAGACCAAAGTCGAGGTCAAGGTTCCGGCCGAAGAGGCCAACGCCGCCCTGACCGCCACCGTGGCCATCTACCGCCAGAAGGCGGATTTCAAGGGATTTCGCAAGGGCAAGGCGCCGTCTTCCGTGGTGGAGTCGCGTTTTCGCAAGGAAATCGTGGGCGAGGCCACCAACGAGCTTTTGAACGTGCACATCAACGAGATCATGGGCGAACTCGGCAAGTCCCCGCTCTCGCGCATCGATGTGGACACGGTGGAGCTGGTCAAGGATCAGCCCGTGGAATACGCCTTCGAGTTCGAGCACGCCCCGGCCTTCGAGCTGCCCACCTATATGGGCCTTGATGTGGAGGAAGAAGAGGTTGTGGTGTCCGAATCGGACGTCGCGGCCGTCATCGACCGCATCCGGGGGAACTTGGCCGAGCTCACCCCCCTGGCCGAGAACCGTCCGGCCAAGGACGGCGAGGTGGTGTCCCTGAGCTTCGAGGCCTTCGAGGACGGCGTGCCCGTCCCGGGCGTCAAGGCCGAGAATTTCCAGCTCACCCTGGGCGAGGCCCAGGCCCTGCCGGAGTTCGAGGCCCTGGTGAAGACCGTGCCCTCGGGCGGCCAGGGCGAAGGGCCGATGACCTTCCCGGCGGATTTCATCAATCAGACCCTGGCGGGCAAGTCCGTGACCATGAAGGTCGCCGTGCACGTCATCAAGGAAAAGAAGCTGCCGCCGCTTGACGACGCCATGGCCCAGAAGGCCGGGCATTTCGAGAGCCTGGAGCGCATGCGCGAGGCCATCAACCTGTCCTATCAGAAATCGCGCCAGGATCTGCACAAGGCGGCGGCCCAGAAGAAGCTGTTGGACGGCATCCTGGCCAAGCTGGACTTCCCGCTGCCCGAGTCCCTGGTGGAGACCCACCTGGGGCAGCTCATCGACGACTTCGTGGAGCGGCTGGAGCGGCGCGGCAAGAGCCTGGAATCCACGGGCAAGACCCTGGAGGGGCTGCGCACGGAATTTCGGGATCAGGCCGAGAACATCGCCCGCACCCAGATTTTCCTCATGAACGTGGCCGAGAAGGAAGGGCTTGAGGTCGAGCCCAGGGAGATGGACCAGTACTTCAACCAGCTTTCCCAGAAGACCAACCAGGACGTTCTGACCCTCAAGCAGTACTATGAGCAGAACAACCTGGTCATCCCGGTGCGGGACAAGCTTTTGGCGGACAAGGCCGTGGAGCTGATCTACAGCAAGGCCAACGTCAAAAAAGTGCCTGCCGTCGAGAGCGTCGAGCTCGCCGGGGAGGCCGCGCAGGCGGAAGCCGGGGAATAG